One window from the genome of Treponema sp. OMZ 838 encodes:
- a CDS encoding phospho-N-acetylmuramoyl-pentapeptide-transferase — MLFYLSGLLSSFYGPMRLLQSYLVLISISFYVGFFLTVFILPCFYARLPKDRGKEFGISPEAAKGKPTGGGVVFITIFVVMIFLLIMPSGTQIAVLVLTWLVMLTGYLDDRSVNPWGEYRKGALDLVLSLITATVLFHWYFDDSISYWIPFMSQSIAVHPAVFFTVSVLILWFSINTTNCTDGVDGLSGTLILMALISLGMVFYFIIGNVKVSEYLLIPHRVDGAQWALICFSLSGVLMGYLWHNAYPSKVMMGDAGSRALGFFIGVLVIISGNPFLLLMTSGMILLNGGTGLVKVALLRFFHIRIFRNIRFPLHDHMRKNLQWSSTQVLIKFLILQLLITLAVFAVLFKIR, encoded by the coding sequence ATGCTTTTTTATTTATCGGGGCTTCTTTCTTCATTCTACGGCCCCATGCGGCTTTTACAATCATATCTCGTACTTATTTCAATTTCATTTTATGTAGGCTTTTTTTTAACGGTATTCATTTTACCGTGCTTTTATGCCCGTTTACCGAAAGACAGAGGAAAGGAATTCGGTATTTCTCCTGAGGCAGCAAAAGGAAAACCGACCGGCGGCGGGGTCGTATTTATTACGATTTTTGTCGTTATGATTTTTCTGCTGATCATGCCTTCGGGTACGCAAATAGCGGTACTGGTTTTAACATGGTTGGTGATGCTCACCGGCTATCTTGACGACCGGTCGGTTAATCCGTGGGGAGAATACCGGAAAGGCGCATTGGATTTAGTGTTGTCGCTGATTACTGCGACAGTGCTCTTTCATTGGTATTTTGACGATTCCATTTCTTACTGGATTCCGTTTATGAGTCAAAGTATCGCGGTACATCCTGCCGTATTTTTTACGGTTTCCGTTTTAATTTTATGGTTTTCTATCAATACGACAAACTGTACCGATGGAGTAGACGGACTTTCCGGAACCCTCATTTTGATGGCGCTTATTTCGCTTGGTATGGTCTTCTATTTTATTATCGGGAACGTAAAAGTTTCGGAATATCTGCTTATTCCGCATCGGGTAGATGGCGCGCAGTGGGCGCTTATCTGCTTTAGTCTTTCCGGTGTACTGATGGGATACCTGTGGCACAATGCCTATCCAAGTAAGGTGATGATGGGAGATGCCGGTTCCCGCGCACTCGGCTTTTTTATCGGCGTATTGGTTATTATTTCGGGCAATCCCTTCTTGCTGTTAATGACCAGTGGAATGATTCTGCTCAACGGCGGCACAGGCCTTGTTAAAGTGGCGTTATTACGCTTTTTTCATATCCGTATTTTTAGGAATATTCGGTTCCCGCTCCATGACCATATGCGGAAAAACCTTCAATGGTCATCGACGCAGGTATTGATAAAATTCCTTATTTTACAACTGCTGATTACGCTTGCCGTATTTGCAGTCCTATTCAAAATCCGCTAA
- the ruvC gene encoding crossover junction endodeoxyribonuclease RuvC — MTEKRTAAGRIIMGIDPGLASTGYGIITVSGSRMRCIDYGVIQTEAGQVQGDRLLIVFDRLTELIRTYQPAAAGIETLYFAKNVTSALSVSEARGVTLLALAQAGVPVFQYAPNAIKKAVTGIAQAEKQQVQLTVQLLLGLKTIPKPDHAADALAAAITYVNTVPT; from the coding sequence ATGACGGAAAAGCGGACAGCCGCAGGACGGATTATCATGGGGATCGACCCCGGGCTTGCCTCTACCGGCTACGGCATTATTACGGTGTCCGGCAGCAGGATGCGCTGTATCGATTACGGTGTTATTCAAACGGAAGCGGGACAGGTACAGGGGGACCGGCTGCTCATTGTCTTTGACCGGCTTACGGAGCTTATCCGCACATACCAACCTGCTGCCGCCGGTATCGAAACGCTCTATTTCGCAAAAAACGTAACGAGCGCGTTGAGTGTTTCGGAGGCGCGCGGCGTAACGCTGCTTGCCTTAGCGCAGGCAGGCGTTCCTGTCTTTCAATACGCGCCGAATGCTATTAAAAAAGCAGTTACCGGCATTGCGCAGGCGGAAAAGCAGCAAGTACAGCTCACGGTACAGTTATTGCTCGGCCTTAAAACGATACCGAAACCCGACCATGCCGCCGATGCGCTGGCGGCGGCGATTACATACGTAAATACAGTACCTACCTAA
- a CDS encoding ThiF family adenylyltransferase, producing MQDEPDPLFIRSKALIGTEGVNRLRKLRVAVFGIGGVGGYTVEALARAGIGTLYLVDGDTVSPSNLNRQLYALTSTIGQYKTAAAAARIADINPVCTVHQVVQHILPDADGSLSFLPFLSDIDCIVDAVDTISLKVALAAEAENRGIPIVAAMGCGNKLRADLFQFADIYDTAVCPLCKTMRGLLKKRGVKKLRVLYSKEVPAVRSRPPSSVSWVPAAAGILLAGDLLNQILQGISKNSSITFRCPQT from the coding sequence ATGCAGGACGAGCCTGACCCGCTGTTTATCCGGAGCAAAGCGCTTATCGGAACGGAAGGGGTTAACCGGCTTCGAAAATTGCGGGTCGCGGTATTCGGTATCGGCGGTGTCGGCGGGTATACGGTTGAAGCCCTTGCACGCGCCGGTATCGGGACACTATATCTCGTTGACGGCGATACGGTAAGCCCTTCAAACCTTAACCGGCAGCTCTATGCGCTTACCTCTACCATCGGACAGTATAAAACCGCTGCTGCCGCCGCACGAATCGCCGATATAAACCCGGTGTGTACGGTGCATCAGGTTGTTCAGCACATTCTCCCCGATGCGGACGGCTCTCTTTCTTTCTTACCTTTTTTATCCGACATCGATTGTATTGTCGATGCGGTTGATACGATTTCACTCAAGGTTGCACTGGCAGCAGAGGCGGAAAACCGCGGCATCCCAATCGTAGCGGCAATGGGCTGCGGAAATAAGCTCCGCGCGGATTTATTTCAATTTGCCGACATTTACGATACTGCCGTTTGCCCCTTGTGTAAAACCATGCGCGGACTGCTAAAAAAACGGGGAGTAAAAAAGCTGCGGGTACTATATTCCAAGGAAGTTCCCGCTGTCCGCAGCCGTCCGCCAAGCTCGGTTTCATGGGTACCCGCCGCAGCCGGTATTCTGCTTGCAGGCGATCTACTCAATCAGATATTACAGGGGATCTCTAAAAACTCAAGTATAACTTTTAGATGTCCCCAGACGTAG
- a CDS encoding glucosaminidase domain-containing protein, which yields MNIKTLHIKRLFLFLALISLFLCFSCRSVPPSIPKAIMGTGRMTQEQLVSFFLMQTALAQTEEVDQEKVERLAGYYVKESSAEGINADIAFAQMCLETGFLQFGGLVTADMNNFCGLGAINAENPGLVFPDEQTGVRAHIQHLKAYASAEPLKLPSVDPRYRYVNPKGKAPHIYNLAGTWASDPAYGHKIDQLLRRMYAGL from the coding sequence ATGAATATCAAAACCCTTCATATAAAACGACTTTTTCTTTTTCTTGCTCTTATTTCGCTATTTCTCTGCTTTTCATGCAGGTCGGTTCCCCCGTCCATTCCTAAAGCGATTATGGGTACCGGACGCATGACGCAGGAACAACTCGTTTCGTTCTTTTTAATGCAAACCGCATTAGCGCAAACAGAAGAAGTTGATCAGGAAAAAGTCGAGCGGTTGGCAGGGTATTATGTGAAAGAATCCTCAGCTGAAGGAATAAATGCCGATATCGCTTTTGCACAGATGTGTTTGGAAACCGGCTTTTTACAGTTCGGCGGATTGGTAACCGCAGACATGAACAATTTTTGCGGACTCGGCGCGATCAATGCCGAAAATCCGGGTTTGGTGTTTCCCGACGAGCAAACGGGAGTCAGAGCGCATATTCAGCATCTAAAAGCATACGCCAGCGCCGAACCGCTCAAACTTCCATCCGTAGATCCTCGTTATCGCTATGTAAACCCGAAAGGCAAGGCGCCGCATATTTATAACCTTGCCGGAACGTGGGCATCGGATCCCGCTTACGGGCATAAAATAGACCAGCTACTGCGCCGTATGTACGCAGGGTTGTAA
- a CDS encoding aminopeptidase P family protein, which produces MTIAERINVLRNKMAECGFDAYYIPTADPHQCEYLAEHDKTRVFISGFTGSAGAVLVTKDKAFLWTDGRYFLQAEKELKGSGIFLQKSGEPNVPTVFEYLAQTLPAGSTIGMDGKVMAVNSFAQFNSSLPDMKFVIDRDLIGEMWMDRPAPVLSAAFLLDVRYTGKSASEKIKEVRAALREKKAEATVIGALEDVCYLFNIRGNDIECTPVVTAYALVDMQRTRLYIDARQMTDEVKAALEKEGVSVAPYEAVFADAEKLQGTVYIDPARTNIFLRNKIKANIIEGLNITSSMKAVKNETEIKNYRNAFLKDGIAMVKILKWVEDHADSGVTEWDVSEQLLRFRAEQPDFIEASFTTIAGYGANAAIIHYGPKKETAATLQPKGFLLLDSGGQYKDGTTDITRTIPLGSLTAEEKEDYTLVLKGHIQLALAKFPENTTGYKLDILARNPLRKYGKDYKHGTGHGVGYVLSVHEGPQNIGLRYTDAPMKAGMITSNEPGFYCAGSHGIRIENLTLTKEWKTTEYGTFLKFETLTLCPIDTRPVVKELLLPEELKWLNDYNQAVRTALEPHLDEAHRAFLKERTQAL; this is translated from the coding sequence ATGACAATAGCTGAACGTATTAACGTATTACGCAATAAAATGGCGGAATGCGGCTTCGACGCGTATTATATTCCCACCGCCGACCCGCATCAGTGCGAATATCTTGCCGAACACGATAAGACCCGTGTCTTTATTTCCGGCTTTACCGGCTCTGCAGGCGCCGTATTGGTTACAAAAGACAAGGCCTTTTTATGGACTGACGGCCGGTATTTTTTACAGGCTGAAAAAGAATTGAAGGGAAGCGGCATCTTCTTGCAAAAGAGCGGAGAACCGAATGTACCGACCGTATTTGAATATCTTGCACAGACGCTTCCTGCGGGAAGTACGATCGGTATGGACGGGAAAGTGATGGCGGTTAATTCGTTTGCACAGTTTAATTCGTCGCTTCCCGATATGAAGTTTGTTATCGACCGTGATCTCATCGGGGAGATGTGGATGGATCGGCCTGCGCCCGTATTAAGCGCCGCCTTTTTACTCGATGTCCGCTACACGGGAAAATCCGCGTCGGAAAAAATCAAAGAAGTCCGCGCGGCGCTTCGGGAAAAGAAAGCGGAGGCAACGGTTATCGGGGCTTTGGAGGATGTTTGTTACCTTTTTAATATCCGCGGCAACGATATTGAATGCACACCGGTTGTTACCGCCTACGCCTTGGTTGATATGCAGAGGACACGGCTTTACATCGACGCGCGGCAAATGACGGATGAGGTGAAGGCGGCGCTGGAAAAAGAAGGCGTGTCGGTTGCTCCTTACGAAGCGGTTTTCGCCGATGCCGAAAAGTTACAGGGTACGGTCTACATTGATCCGGCACGGACAAATATCTTCTTACGCAACAAGATTAAGGCGAATATCATAGAAGGCCTTAATATCACTTCTTCGATGAAAGCGGTGAAAAACGAAACCGAAATTAAAAACTACCGGAATGCATTCCTCAAAGACGGCATCGCGATGGTCAAAATCCTCAAATGGGTGGAAGATCATGCCGATAGTGGCGTTACCGAATGGGATGTTTCTGAACAGCTGCTGCGCTTCCGTGCCGAACAGCCCGACTTTATCGAAGCGAGCTTTACCACGATTGCCGGATACGGAGCAAATGCGGCGATTATCCACTACGGGCCAAAAAAAGAAACGGCCGCTACCTTGCAACCCAAAGGCTTTTTACTGCTCGACTCAGGCGGACAATATAAAGACGGAACAACGGATATTACCCGTACCATCCCGCTCGGCTCGCTCACCGCGGAAGAAAAAGAAGATTATACACTGGTGTTAAAAGGGCATATCCAGCTCGCCTTAGCAAAGTTCCCCGAAAACACGACCGGCTATAAGCTTGATATCCTTGCCCGCAATCCGCTCCGGAAATACGGTAAAGACTATAAGCACGGTACCGGACACGGCGTCGGATATGTGCTGTCCGTTCACGAAGGGCCGCAGAATATCGGGCTCCGCTATACGGACGCTCCGATGAAGGCGGGTATGATTACCTCCAACGAGCCCGGCTTTTACTGCGCTGGCAGTCACGGTATCCGCATCGAAAACCTCACACTGACAAAGGAATGGAAAACGACTGAGTACGGCACCTTCTTGAAGTTTGAAACGCTGACGCTCTGCCCGATCGACACACGGCCGGTGGTGAAGGAGCTACTGCTTCCCGAAGAACTCAAGTGGCTGAATGATTATAATCAAGCGGTTCGCACGGCGCTGGAACCTCATTTGGATGAGGCACATCGTGCATTCTTAAAAGAACGGACACAGGCACTGTAA
- a CDS encoding type II toxin-antitoxin system VapC family toxin, with protein sequence MAYLIDTDIIIFALRKDKSVLIKFEENKNIPISISMITYAELIFGAKRSQNEQQNMIKVRHIRELYPIEDLNEGVMEVFADIKAKMFNNGIRIEDMDLLIAATAIYNDLTLVTNNVKHFEKIPYLKLENWKS encoded by the coding sequence ATGGCATATTTAATTGATACGGATATAATAATTTTTGCTCTTCGTAAAGATAAGTCGGTTCTGATAAAATTTGAAGAGAACAAGAACATCCCCATTTCAATTTCAATGATCACTTATGCAGAGCTGATTTTTGGAGCAAAGCGTTCTCAAAACGAACAGCAAAACATGATTAAAGTAAGGCATATCCGTGAACTTTATCCGATTGAAGACTTAAACGAAGGTGTGATGGAAGTTTTTGCCGATATAAAAGCAAAAATGTTTAACAATGGAATACGAATTGAAGATATGGATTTATTGATTGCAGCAACAGCAATTTACAATGATTTAACACTGGTAACAAACAATGTGAAGCACTTTGAAAAAATCCCATATTTAAAATTGGAAAACTGGAAAAGTTAG
- a CDS encoding right-handed parallel beta-helix repeat-containing protein — translation MRKAFIILTGILFTLLFATCQQFTADIDDYLSLWSSQAFILNSTIDKKTYNDANGIVSVASADDVTITLKVQNPKSFRFVMPSASETRNIVGFAHFAGTKPAAGTDYELTQLTADTLQLVYKNSFLKNSEWGEKDISSTITLYANDGRPPFKQTFTIPLKANTPPPKPGYAVAKTAGTSAYYVLCIRVPEMDTAVPGGLLHKDLTRIEVNGTPYTFSVNEAEHTFVRPEADVFITQSAVERLSGAEGDELPTGKWVLYYKTDVEVKAGAAKKDYTIKLIDKKGLVSDILNASTKPNKAEPENIAITKGTPSGGSGSDTNPTIIGTDSSRAELTISSPTANTTVHCTCTDTSDGSVTRYNAKHVTVLLPLSSAGEKKYKLEYYIDGEGFAATPVKTIYYKVAKKYTVTFSAVDGTGGTLKAKPEGGSESTIGSVSVLHGGTVTFTATPTDPTHYKVGDWTCTPSEGFTGASGQSSATLTVTTDTTVSVQFVQLNALNLSKLKIHGRDASVGSVTLPYTITQVKKEDISLAFSGQTGIDFTVTPSLPLNLTEGESLTITINVAADPGNYPAWSKTVSITRVKNDVAKLRSFTLNGETKTAASDSSFASEYEVASEQAEVKGFSFDTGSDGATASVSPAGSESIPVSTGKKFTITVTAQNGTQSTVKFTVKRKKYDVSYSVDNGVGGTLKATPAGGTESTTSSSATVSVEHGGSVTFKAQPNLAWEIEGWTLDSTAISGADSTYSLSNIKSDKAVKVKFKKVTTVKHTDNNAWQLLKEVVKIADNNAVIIIDGEIKATNGDNAGEIKINKHLTIKMADGASSAVIDANKDTGSKPKHRIFKVESGKTLTLENLTLKGGKAEGTQDADNYGGAIYASGAIVNITNCTLKGNEAALGGGAIYAREVGSTASTIKISGGTIGGDTDEDKNKVTSKWQFGGGILVVTGCTLTLDSVRIIGNEAWRAGGVRANESTVKMTDCTIKNNKTTGDNDSGGGGVYTFMGMLIMTGCTITGNEAATNGGGLNVEGTTTNITNCTFTGNTAKNGGGIYTKKEKGTPPTVTINGGTIGGTDTDKANKATGTGSDGNGGGIYIGEDCKVTLQNNGSTGCTITGNTAQRGGGVYVEGGTFKMSGSAVVTPATGSEANDKGKNDVYLVTGQAITVDDPLTPQGGIAARITVPNDNYQTGTKVLAGDKVGTEYTKFVVTPNGNKRWTVKSDGTLSNTLADIFANITKDQIEAEIGAANSAMVYTEGKTITNLITTLQGKLILYMTGKYDYGIMHVTEVNNTSNGGKGHIKFNYKTFRTYHSDVLQNSGKVVNGDASFDLDSGGSGSSGNDFQLKTAASQFKILDNAKFYILPN, via the coding sequence ATGCGCAAAGCTTTTATTATTTTAACAGGAATACTGTTTACTCTTTTGTTTGCAACCTGTCAGCAGTTTACCGCAGATATAGACGACTATTTAAGTCTTTGGTCTTCCCAGGCTTTTATTCTAAACTCGACTATAGACAAGAAAACCTATAATGACGCAAACGGTATTGTAAGTGTCGCTTCTGCGGATGATGTTACCATTACGCTGAAAGTACAAAACCCCAAGTCGTTCCGGTTTGTTATGCCGTCCGCGTCCGAAACAAGAAATATCGTTGGGTTTGCTCATTTTGCCGGGACAAAACCCGCAGCCGGTACTGATTATGAACTGACACAGCTTACAGCGGATACCTTGCAGCTTGTATATAAAAATTCTTTTTTGAAAAACTCCGAATGGGGCGAAAAAGATATCTCGTCTACCATCACCCTGTATGCCAATGACGGACGGCCGCCGTTTAAACAAACCTTTACCATTCCTCTTAAAGCGAATACCCCGCCTCCGAAGCCGGGCTATGCCGTTGCAAAGACAGCCGGAACATCTGCTTATTATGTGCTGTGTATCAGGGTGCCGGAGATGGATACGGCAGTACCGGGAGGACTGTTGCATAAAGATCTTACCCGTATTGAGGTCAACGGAACACCCTATACCTTTTCGGTAAACGAGGCGGAACATACGTTTGTAAGGCCGGAGGCTGATGTCTTTATTACGCAGTCCGCTGTAGAACGGCTGAGCGGAGCTGAAGGCGATGAACTTCCTACCGGCAAGTGGGTATTGTATTACAAAACCGATGTTGAAGTGAAAGCCGGCGCTGCAAAAAAAGACTATACAATTAAACTGATAGATAAAAAAGGTTTGGTTTCCGACATATTGAACGCAAGCACAAAACCGAATAAGGCGGAACCTGAAAATATTGCTATTACGAAAGGGACTCCCTCTGGCGGAAGCGGCAGCGACACTAATCCGACGATTATCGGTACCGACAGCAGCAGAGCGGAACTGACGATATCCTCCCCAACGGCGAATACCACGGTGCACTGCACATGCACCGATACAAGCGACGGTTCCGTTACAAGATACAACGCCAAGCACGTTACCGTACTGCTTCCGTTAAGCAGCGCCGGTGAAAAAAAGTACAAGCTGGAGTATTACATAGACGGCGAAGGCTTTGCTGCAACGCCGGTAAAAACGATTTATTATAAGGTTGCGAAAAAGTACACCGTAACATTCAGCGCAGTAGACGGAACCGGCGGAACGCTTAAAGCAAAACCTGAGGGCGGTTCTGAGAGTACAATAGGTTCCGTTTCAGTTCTGCATGGCGGAACCGTAACCTTTACTGCAACACCGACAGATCCAACCCACTACAAGGTAGGAGACTGGACTTGTACACCTTCGGAAGGCTTTACAGGGGCAAGTGGACAGTCGAGTGCCACGCTTACCGTAACGACAGACACAACTGTAAGTGTGCAGTTTGTACAGCTTAATGCTTTAAACCTGAGTAAACTTAAAATACACGGGCGAGACGCTTCGGTCGGTTCCGTTACGCTGCCTTATACTATAACTCAAGTGAAGAAAGAGGATATAAGTCTTGCGTTTAGCGGACAGACGGGAATTGACTTTACCGTAACACCGTCATTGCCGCTTAACTTAACGGAAGGAGAGAGTCTAACCATTACCATAAACGTTGCAGCAGATCCAGGCAATTATCCTGCGTGGTCAAAAACGGTAAGCATAACCCGTGTGAAAAACGACGTTGCAAAGTTACGGAGCTTTACGCTTAACGGAGAAACCAAAACTGCGGCTTCCGATAGTTCTTTTGCGAGCGAATACGAGGTTGCGTCCGAGCAGGCAGAAGTAAAAGGCTTTAGCTTTGATACCGGCAGTGACGGAGCAACGGCAAGCGTAAGCCCTGCGGGCAGCGAATCTATCCCAGTCAGTACGGGTAAAAAGTTTACCATCACGGTAACAGCTCAAAACGGTACGCAAAGCACCGTAAAATTTACCGTAAAGCGCAAAAAATACGACGTATCTTACAGTGTAGACAACGGAGTGGGCGGAACGCTTAAAGCAACACCTGCGGGCGGCACTGAGAGTACAACAAGCTCATCAGCGACCGTTTCAGTTGAGCACGGTGGAAGTGTAACCTTTAAAGCACAGCCCAACCTCGCGTGGGAAATTGAAGGTTGGACGCTTGACAGTACCGCTATAAGCGGGGCGGATAGTACCTATAGTCTTTCTAACATAAAGAGCGATAAAGCCGTAAAGGTGAAGTTTAAGAAGGTGACGACCGTAAAACACACCGATAATAACGCGTGGCAGTTGTTAAAAGAAGTTGTTAAAATCGCTGACAATAATGCCGTTATCATCATAGACGGTGAAATAAAGGCGACAAACGGAGACAATGCGGGTGAAATCAAAATAAACAAACACCTGACGATTAAAATGGCGGACGGTGCATCATCCGCCGTGATCGACGCGAACAAAGACACAGGCAGTAAACCGAAGCACCGCATTTTCAAGGTGGAGAGCGGCAAAACGCTTACCCTTGAAAACCTGACGCTTAAAGGTGGAAAGGCAGAGGGGACACAAGATGCGGATAACTATGGCGGCGCGATCTATGCAAGCGGTGCAATCGTCAATATAACAAACTGCACCCTCAAGGGCAACGAGGCGGCTCTGGGCGGCGGTGCAATTTATGCACGAGAGGTAGGCAGTACTGCTTCCACCATAAAAATCAGCGGCGGCACTATCGGCGGCGACACAGACGAGGATAAGAACAAGGTAACCAGCAAGTGGCAATTCGGCGGCGGTATCCTTGTAGTGACTGGCTGTACCTTAACGCTTGACAGTGTACGGATTATCGGCAACGAGGCATGGAGAGCCGGCGGTGTGCGCGCAAACGAATCAACTGTTAAAATGACCGACTGTACTATTAAAAACAACAAGACAACAGGCGACAATGACTCAGGCGGCGGCGGCGTATATACCTTTATGGGAATGCTCATCATGACAGGCTGTACCATTACGGGCAACGAAGCAGCCACAAACGGTGGCGGCTTAAATGTTGAGGGCACAACTACCAACATCACAAACTGCACCTTTACGGGGAACACCGCAAAGAACGGCGGCGGTATCTATACGAAAAAGGAGAAAGGCACCCCACCCACCGTAACAATCAACGGCGGCACTATCGGCGGCACGGATACGGATAAGGCAAACAAAGCAACCGGAACCGGCTCCGATGGCAACGGCGGAGGCATTTATATCGGTGAAGACTGCAAGGTAACACTGCAAAATAACGGCTCCACCGGCTGCACAATTACGGGCAACACAGCACAGCGCGGCGGCGGAGTTTATGTGGAAGGCGGCACCTTTAAGATGAGCGGCTCCGCAGTCGTTACGCCCGCTACCGGATCAGAGGCGAATGATAAGGGGAAAAACGACGTGTATTTGGTGACCGGACAGGCGATAACCGTTGACGACCCGCTCACCCCTCAAGGCGGAATCGCGGCGCGCATTACGGTACCGAACGACAACTACCAGACGGGGACGAAGGTGCTTGCGGGAGATAAGGTCGGTACGGAGTACACCAAGTTCGTCGTAACACCGAATGGCAACAAGCGTTGGACAGTGAAAAGCGACGGTACATTGTCAAACACTCTCGCTGACATTTTTGCCAATATCACGAAGGATCAGATAGAAGCCGAAATTGGAGCCGCAAACTCTGCAATGGTTTATACGGAGGGTAAAACAATTACCAACCTTATCACGACGTTGCAAGGCAAACTGATACTTTATATGACAGGTAAATATGATTACGGCATTATGCACGTTACCGAAGTAAACAACACAAGTAACGGAGGTAAAGGACATATTAAGTTTAATTACAAAACCTTTAGAACATATCATAGCGATGTTCTGCAAAATAGTGGTAAAGTGGTAAATGGAGATGCGAGCTTTGATTTAGACTCTGGAGGATCTGGTTCTAGTGGTAATGATTTTCAGCTTAAAACTGCTGCCAGTCAGTTCAAAATTTTAGACAACGCCAAGTTTTATATACTGCCTAATTAA
- the guaA gene encoding glutamine-hydrolyzing GMP synthase produces MHTEKIIILDFGGQYIQLIARRIRECGVYCEVLPFDAELTRIQSISLKGIILSGAPDSVYADDAATCNPEIFNLGVPVLGICYGMQLMTYLLGGKVQPAEKSEFGKTKLYTSGDSAGAALWKDCPADSIVWMSHNDSVSALPEGFTTIAKTDNCPIAAMANTERGCYGVQFHPEVLHSVYGTQMLKNFVRGICGCTEVWNAATAADSVIQEIKQKVGNKKVISALSGGVDSSVASVLVHKAVGDQLTCIFVDHGLLRKDEAAQVLKTYRETLGLNIIHVDASKRFLKKLAGVTEPERKRKIIGEEFIRVFEEEAKKIGTVDFLVQGTIYPDVIESGGSKKAAVIKSHHNVGGLPKNIDFKELIEPLRMLFKDEVRALGTALGIPDELVKRQPFPGPGLAVRILGEITPERLHWVRESDAILREEIAQAGLADSIWQYFTVFPNVRTVGAMGDGRTYDNLIALRAVTSVDAMTVEVAEIPYPLLQKITLRIINEVKGINRVVYDITPKPPATIEWE; encoded by the coding sequence ATGCACACAGAAAAAATTATTATCCTTGATTTCGGAGGGCAGTATATTCAGCTCATTGCCCGCCGTATCCGCGAATGCGGTGTTTATTGTGAAGTACTTCCTTTCGACGCAGAGCTTACCCGTATACAAAGTATTTCTTTAAAGGGAATCATCTTATCCGGAGCGCCCGACTCCGTGTATGCCGATGATGCGGCAACCTGCAATCCTGAAATATTCAACTTAGGGGTACCGGTGTTGGGTATCTGTTACGGAATGCAGCTGATGACGTATTTGCTCGGCGGAAAAGTGCAGCCGGCAGAAAAAAGCGAATTCGGTAAAACCAAGCTCTACACCAGCGGAGATTCGGCAGGTGCAGCGCTCTGGAAAGATTGTCCGGCAGACTCCATCGTGTGGATGAGCCACAACGACAGCGTATCCGCCCTCCCCGAAGGGTTTACAACCATTGCGAAAACGGATAACTGTCCTATCGCCGCTATGGCGAACACCGAACGCGGGTGCTACGGCGTACAATTCCATCCCGAAGTATTACACTCCGTATACGGCACACAAATGCTCAAAAACTTTGTGCGCGGCATTTGCGGATGTACCGAAGTATGGAACGCCGCAACCGCCGCCGATTCGGTCATTCAAGAAATAAAACAAAAGGTCGGCAACAAAAAGGTTATTTCGGCTCTGTCGGGCGGAGTTGATTCCTCCGTCGCTTCGGTACTGGTGCATAAGGCTGTCGGCGATCAGCTTACCTGTATCTTTGTCGATCACGGTCTTTTACGCAAAGACGAAGCTGCACAAGTATTAAAAACATACCGTGAAACACTCGGTCTTAACATCATCCATGTGGATGCCTCCAAGCGGTTCTTAAAAAAACTTGCCGGAGTAACCGAACCCGAACGCAAGCGGAAGATTATCGGTGAAGAATTTATCCGCGTTTTTGAAGAAGAAGCGAAAAAGATCGGCACGGTTGACTTTTTGGTACAAGGAACCATCTATCCCGATGTTATTGAATCCGGCGGCAGTAAAAAAGCGGCGGTCATAAAATCCCATCACAATGTCGGCGGACTTCCCAAAAATATCGACTTTAAAGAATTGATTGAACCGCTGCGGATGCTGTTTAAGGATGAGGTACGGGCGCTCGGCACGGCGCTTGGTATTCCCGATGAATTAGTCAAGCGGCAGCCCTTCCCCGGCCCGGGACTTGCGGTGCGTATCTTAGGAGAAATCACCCCCGAACGGCTGCATTGGGTGCGCGAAAGCGATGCCATCCTCCGCGAAGAGATTGCGCAGGCGGGCTTGGCGGATTCTATTTGGCAGTATTTTACCGTATTCCCCAATGTCCGCACGGTCGGCGCTATGGGAGATGGCAGAACGTATGACAACCTGATAGCACTACGGGCGGTAACTTCCGTCGATGCGATGACGGTTGAGGTCGCGGAAATTCCGTATCCGCTGCTGCAGAAGATTACGCTCCGCATCATCAACGAAGTCAAAGGCATCAACCGCGTAGTGTATGACATTACGCCCAAGCCGCCCGCCACCATTGAATGGGAGTAA